CAAACTTACCAACCCCGCCCCCATGCTAAACATTATCCCGATAACCACCATCACAATAGCCAGCTCTATCAGTGTAAAGGCTTTATCGTTTTTTATCTTATACCAAGTTGCAGTCATTCGATTAACTTTGTTGGCTTCGTCTAAAGCTCCTTGACGTCTCCCCTAAATGGGAATCCCCTGTTAAGGGGAGGTGTCGCTTTCTCCTTGCCGCCTCGTTACTCTTTTGACTGCTACTTGGTATTATTTCTATTATAAAACAAAAAGGACGTAGTCTGCTTTCCGTCCTTTGACTGTTTTTAAGCATTTAAGCGGCTGCTACAACAATTTCAGGAGACTGTTACAATCAGTTAAGCTCATAAGCCATACCGAAAATTGTGCTGACCGAGGTCCAGTTTGTTGTGGCACTGAGCACAGTCAGAGAGGTAAAAGAATTATTGGCGATTGTCGGGGCGGCACTTATTCCTGCAACTTTACCGGCTCCGGCATCCGATGAGCCGTCAATGGATGTATCGTAAGTCGAAAAGAACTTCAACGCAATTTGATTTGATTTTATTGTATAAGTAAGGGCGGTGCCACAGTTTGAAGACTTGCAAGCGATAAGGTAGTTTTTGCCGCTTGTTGAGTCACTTCCTAAATATACATAGTAGGTGTTTGGGCCTAAAACGAAAGAGTTGTTGGGAGGATTTTGAAAATTTGCATTAGAGATATCAGTCTGCGGATTTCCAGAGCCGGAACCTATCAACCCACTTGGTGTTCCATCTCCGGGCAAATTACCCTTTATGTCTAAATACGCATATATCGCTGATTCCCATTTGTGTATTTCTACGCCAAACCTCTTGCCGCGGGCATTATCCATTAAATCCTGACCTTTCATTATAGCCCCGATTATGATGCCGATTATGACCAGTACAATCGCTACCTCTATTAGGGTAAAACCTTTCTCTCTTTCTACTGTACCCATACTTGTCATGCTCAACCTCCGTTGGTTTTATGCGATCGCTTTATAAAACCTTTAGTCACTTTATTCTACCCCTTTTGGGTTACTTTAGTACATATTAATTTTAAGTCTGCGACATACTCAATATGTATATTAGTTATACAATTCTTTTTTATATTAAAATCCACTATTAATAGCTATCGGATTATTTTGATAAAGCTTAAGCCGGTTTTAAGTTCTTTAAGAAAAA
Above is a window of Nitrospirae bacterium YQR-1 DNA encoding:
- a CDS encoding prepilin-type N-terminal cleavage/methylation domain-containing protein, with translation MTSMGTVEREKGFTLIEVAIVLVIIGIIIGAIMKGQDLMDNARGKRFGVEIHKWESAIYAYLDIKGNLPGDGTPSGLIGSGSGNPQTDISNANFQNPPNNSFVLGPNTYYVYLGSDSTSGKNYLIACKSSNCGTALTYTIKSNQIALKFFSTYDTSIDGSSDAGAGKVAGISAAPTIANNSFTSLTVLSATTNWTSVSTIFGMAYELN